A stretch of the Mesorhizobium sp. Pch-S genome encodes the following:
- the cofD gene encoding 2-phospho-L-lactate transferase yields MRTFVSNVVLIAGGVGGARMAEGLARVLPAGTLTVIANIGDDDDFYGLRVCPDIDTLIYTLSDRIDRKQGWGVADDSVRALDVLATLAAPTWMKLGDADFGLHIWRSWQLAAGNSLTKVTQDAAERLGARARVLPASDDPVRTKLRTTEGWMDFQPWFVGRRCEPKVLELRYEGAEHARPGAEALAAVENAQLIVFAPSNPLLSIEPILAVDGFRTAIGASRALKLGVSPLIDGKAVKGPLARLMDGLGMATTAIGVAERYNGLLDGFAIDAQDRPQEKELRARDLSVLSTDILMRDPDDAERLAAEVLAWATDLRDRSEKAAS; encoded by the coding sequence ATGCGAACGTTCGTCAGCAACGTGGTGCTGATTGCCGGCGGCGTCGGCGGCGCGCGCATGGCCGAAGGCCTTGCCCGGGTTTTGCCGGCGGGCACACTGACTGTGATCGCCAATATCGGCGACGACGACGATTTCTACGGCCTGCGTGTCTGCCCCGACATCGACACGCTGATCTACACACTTTCCGATCGCATCGACCGCAAACAGGGCTGGGGCGTCGCGGACGACAGCGTGCGCGCCCTGGATGTGCTCGCCACCCTCGCCGCCCCGACCTGGATGAAACTTGGTGATGCCGATTTCGGACTGCATATCTGGCGCAGCTGGCAGCTTGCGGCGGGAAACAGCCTGACCAAGGTCACGCAGGACGCTGCGGAGCGCCTCGGTGCCCGCGCGCGCGTCCTGCCGGCCAGCGACGACCCGGTCCGGACCAAACTCAGGACCACCGAAGGCTGGATGGATTTTCAGCCGTGGTTCGTCGGCCGCCGCTGTGAGCCGAAGGTTCTGGAACTTCGCTACGAAGGAGCCGAACATGCCAGACCCGGAGCTGAAGCGCTGGCGGCCGTCGAAAATGCGCAGCTGATCGTCTTTGCCCCCAGCAATCCCCTGCTCTCGATCGAACCCATCCTCGCCGTCGACGGTTTCCGCACAGCGATCGGTGCTTCACGAGCCCTGAAGCTCGGCGTGTCGCCGCTCATCGATGGCAAGGCCGTCAAGGGTCCGCTCGCCCGGCTGATGGACGGGCTCGGCATGGCGACGACCGCGATCGGCGTTGCCGAACGCTACAACGGCCTGCTCGACGGCTTTGCCATCGATGCGCAGGACCGTCCGCAGGAGAAGGAGCTTCGGGCGCGCGACCTTTCGGTGCTCTCCACCGACATTTTGATGCGTGATCCGGACGATGCGGAACGCCTTGCTGCCGAGGTCCTGGCCTGGGCGACAGACCTGCGGGACCGTAGCGAAAAGGCCGCGTCGTGA
- the cofG gene encoding 7,8-didemethyl-8-hydroxy-5-deazariboflavin synthase CofG yields MAHNVDETTRFTSRETAQLQAEAATLRDLGWGNAISYSRKVFIPLTTMCRNTCGYCAFVKHPGQQGSGYLSPDEVLEIARNGERLGCKEALFSLGERPERRYPEARETLRRLGHATTIDYVIEACRLVLAHTSLIPHVNAGTLTEAEIAELREVSGSMGMMLETVSKRLMKPGMAHHACPDKSPVLRLRTIEAAGRLGVPFTTGILIGIGETFEERVESLVAIDRIHQRYGNVQEVIVQNFRAKADTAMAAWMEPSHEDMLRTLAVARLVLDPSISLQAPPNLDDRFEDYIASGINDWGGISPLTIDHINPERAWPELSELARRTAAQGYRLVERLTVYPAFLNETAPLAAALSDHAGADGFARSQIVN; encoded by the coding sequence ATGGCCCATAACGTTGACGAAACCACCCGCTTCACCAGCCGGGAGACAGCACAGTTGCAAGCAGAGGCTGCAACGCTCCGGGATCTCGGCTGGGGCAACGCGATCAGCTATTCACGCAAGGTTTTCATCCCTCTCACCACCATGTGCCGCAACACCTGCGGCTATTGCGCCTTTGTCAAACACCCCGGCCAGCAAGGCTCCGGCTACCTGTCACCGGATGAAGTGCTCGAGATCGCGCGAAACGGCGAACGACTGGGTTGCAAGGAAGCGCTGTTCTCGCTCGGTGAGCGCCCCGAGCGGCGGTATCCGGAAGCGCGTGAAACCCTGCGACGACTCGGCCATGCGACGACGATCGACTATGTCATCGAAGCATGCAGGCTGGTGCTCGCGCACACCTCGCTGATCCCCCACGTCAATGCCGGCACGCTGACCGAAGCCGAGATCGCCGAACTGCGCGAAGTCTCCGGCTCCATGGGCATGATGCTTGAAACCGTGAGCAAGCGGCTGATGAAACCCGGCATGGCGCACCACGCCTGCCCGGACAAGTCACCGGTGCTACGGCTCAGGACCATCGAGGCTGCCGGACGGCTCGGCGTGCCGTTCACCACCGGTATCCTCATCGGCATCGGCGAGACATTCGAGGAGCGCGTCGAAAGCCTCGTCGCCATCGACCGAATCCATCAGCGCTACGGCAATGTGCAGGAAGTGATCGTGCAGAACTTCCGTGCCAAGGCCGACACGGCGATGGCAGCATGGATGGAGCCAAGCCATGAGGACATGCTGCGCACGCTCGCCGTCGCCAGGCTGGTGCTCGACCCGTCCATCAGCCTGCAGGCGCCTCCCAATCTCGACGACCGCTTCGAAGATTACATCGCCTCCGGCATCAACGACTGGGGTGGCATCTCTCCTCTCACGATCGACCACATCAACCCGGAACGGGCGTGGCCGGAGCTGTCCGAACTGGCCCGGCGCACGGCGGCGCAAGGCTACCGGCTGGTCGAGCGGCTTACCGTCTACCCGGCCTTCCTGAACGAGACCGCACCACTGGCAGCCGCCTTGTCGGATCACGCCGGCGCCGACGGTTTCGCCCGCAGCCAGATCGTGAATTGA
- a CDS encoding 3-oxoacid CoA-transferase subunit A, with the protein MINKQVEDVAQALSGVTDGASVLVGGFGAVGQPNVLLDALGEMGVKNLTVIANNAGFESDIGLGRLIGRGCVSKMICSFPRGSSSFDTFYRAGKIELEVVPQGTLAERIRAGGAGIPAFYTPTGVGTQLAAGKETRTFGERDYLLEHGLTADVALVEAWEADRWGNLTFRGSGRNFNPIMAMAGRLTIVQAQHVVPLGAILPNDVVTPGIFVDRVVHVPCGDPPIAKVATAQGGTK; encoded by the coding sequence ATGATTAACAAGCAGGTTGAGGATGTCGCCCAGGCGCTTTCGGGAGTAACCGACGGTGCATCGGTGCTCGTCGGCGGATTTGGAGCAGTCGGGCAGCCGAATGTCCTTCTCGACGCACTGGGGGAAATGGGGGTCAAAAACCTAACCGTCATAGCCAACAATGCCGGCTTCGAATCCGATATCGGACTTGGCCGCCTGATCGGCAGGGGTTGCGTCAGCAAGATGATCTGCAGTTTCCCGCGCGGCTCTTCATCATTCGACACTTTCTACAGAGCCGGCAAGATCGAGTTGGAAGTGGTGCCGCAAGGCACGCTGGCCGAGCGCATTCGCGCCGGCGGCGCCGGCATTCCGGCTTTCTACACGCCGACCGGGGTCGGCACACAGTTGGCGGCGGGCAAGGAGACGCGGACGTTCGGAGAGCGGGACTATCTGCTGGAACACGGCCTTACCGCAGATGTCGCGCTGGTCGAAGCCTGGGAAGCCGACCGCTGGGGCAATCTCACCTTTCGCGGCAGTGGCCGGAACTTCAACCCGATCATGGCCATGGCCGGGCGCCTCACCATCGTCCAGGCGCAGCATGTCGTCCCGCTGGGCGCGATCCTGCCCAATGATGTCGTCACGCCCGGCATCTTCGTCGATCGCGTCGTCCATGTCCCGTGTGGCGATCCGCCGATAGCCAAGGTTGCCACGGCACAGGGAGGCACGAAATGA
- the npdG gene encoding NADPH-dependent F420 reductase, producing MPEKPVIGIIGGTGDLGSGLAKAWTAAGYQVVIGSRSPEKAKAFAGELGNLARGSDNLGAAAAADVVVLAVPFASHATTLEEIKPALQGKILVDAVVPLVPPKVSTVQLPDGGSAAQIAQRQLGDGVRVVSAFHNVGASKLHAGGRADCDVLVFSDDKEARDAVIELAGVVANRGIGGGVLANSAAAEALTSVLISINRTYKVSGAGIAITGL from the coding sequence ATGCCAGAGAAACCTGTCATCGGCATTATCGGTGGAACCGGCGACCTTGGCTCCGGCCTCGCCAAGGCCTGGACCGCCGCGGGTTATCAAGTCGTCATCGGCTCCCGCTCGCCCGAGAAGGCAAAAGCCTTTGCCGGCGAGCTTGGCAACCTTGCGAGAGGCAGCGACAATCTTGGCGCGGCAGCGGCGGCGGATGTCGTCGTTCTGGCGGTTCCCTTTGCCAGCCATGCAACGACGCTGGAAGAGATCAAGCCGGCGCTGCAAGGCAAGATCCTGGTCGATGCCGTCGTCCCGCTGGTACCGCCGAAGGTGAGCACGGTGCAGTTGCCCGATGGCGGCTCGGCGGCGCAGATCGCGCAGCGACAGCTCGGCGACGGCGTTCGCGTCGTTTCCGCCTTTCACAATGTCGGCGCCAGCAAGCTCCATGCCGGCGGACGAGCCGACTGCGACGTGCTGGTGTTCAGTGACGACAAAGAGGCGCGCGATGCCGTGATCGAATTGGCCGGCGTCGTGGCCAATCGCGGTATCGGCGGAGGCGTTCTCGCAAATTCCGCTGCGGCGGAAGCGCTGACGTCAGTGCTGATCTCGATAAACCGCACCTACAAGGTATCGGGCGCAGGGATCGCCATCACCGGTCTTTGA
- a CDS encoding porin → MKNLYLLLSASALSTIPLAAYSADNPVVAEPETAEYVRICDIYGAGYFYIPGTETCLRVGGFIRYEVRAGEGPYGGHNDVADKSGGTDDTYHVQGRFSLRTWTGSETELGTLSTFTQTNFSYRDGYHGDPNLVSLYYGWVQLGGLRIGKDESVFETFANYAGSVIGDDIVPYSPVETNLISYTYKNDNGLSAVVSLEQGGSSYGADYSLDSYVPHVVGGLKYAAKWGGVTVVAGYDANYEEGAVKARLDGKINEQLSLFVMAGYGTGDEDSFNYYKPWKGDWAVWAGGSYRINTKLKFNLQASYSDSGVSKGSGAARGQADNHFAVVTNVNYEPVPGFVITPEIAYFSLDDGKPATDDDGFSGMVRFQRNF, encoded by the coding sequence TTGAAAAATCTGTATCTTTTGCTTAGCGCGTCGGCGCTGAGCACGATCCCGCTTGCCGCATACTCTGCAGACAACCCAGTCGTTGCCGAACCTGAAACAGCCGAATACGTCCGTATCTGTGATATCTACGGCGCTGGCTACTTCTATATTCCAGGAACAGAAACCTGCCTGCGTGTCGGCGGCTTCATCCGCTACGAAGTTCGCGCCGGTGAAGGCCCCTATGGCGGCCACAATGACGTCGCGGACAAATCCGGTGGCACGGACGATACCTACCACGTGCAGGGGCGTTTTTCGCTTCGCACCTGGACCGGCAGCGAGACGGAACTCGGCACGCTGTCGACGTTCACGCAGACCAACTTCTCGTACCGCGACGGCTATCACGGCGACCCGAACCTGGTCTCGCTCTATTATGGCTGGGTCCAGCTCGGAGGCCTGCGCATCGGCAAGGATGAATCGGTCTTTGAAACCTTCGCCAACTACGCCGGTTCCGTTATCGGCGACGACATCGTGCCCTACAGCCCGGTCGAGACCAATCTGATCAGCTATACCTACAAGAACGACAACGGTCTTTCGGCTGTCGTTTCGCTCGAACAGGGCGGCAGTTCCTACGGTGCCGACTACTCACTGGATTCTTATGTCCCGCATGTCGTCGGCGGTTTGAAATATGCCGCCAAGTGGGGCGGCGTCACGGTGGTGGCGGGCTACGACGCCAACTACGAAGAAGGTGCCGTCAAGGCGCGGCTCGACGGCAAGATCAACGAGCAGCTCTCGCTGTTCGTGATGGCCGGCTATGGCACCGGCGACGAAGACAGCTTCAACTATTACAAGCCATGGAAGGGTGACTGGGCGGTGTGGGCCGGCGGTTCGTACCGCATCAACACCAAGCTCAAGTTCAACCTGCAGGCCTCTTACAGCGACTCGGGCGTCAGCAAGGGCTCGGGCGCTGCGCGCGGACAGGCGGACAACCATTTCGCTGTCGTTACCAACGTCAATTACGAGCCAGTGCCGGGGTTCGTGATCACGCCGGAAATCGCCTATTTCAGCCTCGATGACGGCAAGCCGGCGACGGACGATGACGGGTTCTCCGGGATGGTCCGTTTCCAGCGTAACTTCTGA
- the cofE gene encoding coenzyme F420-0:L-glutamate ligase: protein MTVAIAILMKDPGAAKTRLSPVLANDAREKLALLLFENTLQFFMRTRAGEPIGVVTASRETAAIGKKYGASIIEETAHGDINAAACRASAWANDIGATSLLVVHADIATLVDEEVDRLLAARERCSVAIGVSADGGTNALLLTPPDAIPFCYGPNSAKAHEAAARLSGRSSEKLQLAYLSRDIDTPQDLRDHVEAFRSPVEAECFAVATMPEVVAGDGLATLIVEALARTNRALAAGDIVVVAQKIVSKSEGRLVAAKQFQPSQQAIALAAEIGKDPHKVEAILSESSDVIRARRQPPDGLLITRHRHGWICANAGIDESNLGDGRDGMLLLLPEDPDASARAIRSDLEARYGAPIGVIVSDTFGRPWRNGLVNIAIGTAGVPAIVDWAGRTDAYGRGLKATLPAFADEVAAAAGLLMQKDAGLPVIVLRGLRWQAIAGSSARDVLRPVTQELFL from the coding sequence GTGACCGTTGCCATCGCCATTCTCATGAAGGACCCGGGAGCGGCAAAGACGCGCTTGAGCCCCGTCCTTGCAAACGACGCGCGCGAAAAGCTCGCTTTGCTGCTGTTCGAAAACACGCTGCAGTTCTTCATGCGGACACGTGCGGGTGAGCCGATCGGCGTCGTGACCGCCTCGCGGGAAACAGCGGCGATCGGCAAGAAATACGGCGCATCGATCATCGAAGAGACGGCGCACGGCGACATCAATGCGGCCGCCTGCCGCGCCAGCGCATGGGCGAACGATATCGGTGCGACGTCACTCCTCGTCGTTCACGCCGATATCGCGACCCTTGTCGATGAAGAGGTGGACCGGCTTTTGGCTGCACGCGAACGCTGTTCGGTCGCCATCGGGGTGTCCGCCGACGGTGGCACCAATGCACTGCTGCTGACGCCACCCGATGCGATCCCCTTCTGCTACGGCCCGAATTCCGCGAAAGCACATGAGGCGGCAGCGCGTCTAAGCGGTCGATCCTCCGAGAAACTTCAGCTTGCCTATCTCTCAAGGGACATCGACACGCCGCAGGACCTGCGCGACCATGTCGAAGCCTTCCGCAGTCCTGTCGAGGCCGAGTGTTTTGCCGTCGCCACGATGCCGGAAGTCGTGGCAGGCGACGGCCTTGCCACGCTGATCGTTGAAGCGCTCGCGCGAACAAACCGCGCGCTGGCGGCCGGCGATATCGTGGTGGTTGCCCAGAAAATCGTCTCGAAAAGCGAAGGACGCCTTGTTGCGGCAAAGCAGTTCCAGCCGTCGCAGCAGGCCATCGCGCTCGCCGCCGAGATCGGCAAGGACCCGCACAAGGTCGAAGCCATCCTTTCGGAATCCAGCGACGTGATCCGGGCCCGGCGCCAGCCACCGGATGGCCTGCTGATCACACGCCACCGCCACGGCTGGATCTGCGCCAATGCGGGCATCGACGAATCCAATCTGGGCGATGGCCGCGACGGCATGCTGCTCCTGTTGCCGGAAGATCCGGATGCAAGCGCCCGGGCGATACGCAGCGACCTCGAAGCAAGATACGGCGCGCCCATCGGCGTCATCGTCAGCGACACATTCGGCCGGCCCTGGCGCAACGGATTGGTCAACATCGCGATCGGCACAGCCGGCGTGCCGGCCATCGTCGACTGGGCCGGTCGAACCGACGCCTATGGGCGCGGCCTGAAAGCGACGCTGCCGGCATTTGCCGACGAAGTCGCAGCCGCCGCCGGCCTTCTCATGCAGAAGGATGCCGGCCTGCCGGTCATCGTTCTGCGCGGTCTCAGATGGCAGGCAATTGCAGGCAGCAGCGCGCGCGACGTGCTCCGCCCGGTAACGCAGGAGTTGTTCCTGTGA
- a CDS encoding LLM class flavin-dependent oxidoreductase, translated as MLSGRIPTGPQNDGVWILTTTHPGSTANRSTSFAVGLRGDPTTFSDFIRLAEDVGFNGIWTQDTLNDKNFSLDPLHQLSYAAGISKHMRLGISVLFSGYRNPAVLARDLATIDQLSQGRLTVGMGVGNAYHRPRLAALGIPTDKPTVRLVEGIAVMRALWAEGEADFNGEIYSFSGIRMQPKPVQQPGPPIIIGARSEPALRRAVAIADGWTGAAMIPAEERDEELAILRDELAVSGRDPASFSISVNVYAAVEPTREEARDRVQQILSVGFKDNPVYTVEGMADRVAVFGPPEECAEGLQKLIAKGVDEIVLHPMYDHPNQLKQLAKAVELAKRA; from the coding sequence TTGCTGAGCGGCCGCATCCCAACCGGCCCGCAGAACGATGGAGTATGGATTTTGACAACGACACACCCGGGATCGACCGCCAATCGATCAACGTCCTTCGCCGTCGGCTTGAGAGGCGACCCTACGACTTTTTCGGATTTCATCCGCTTGGCCGAGGACGTTGGCTTCAACGGAATCTGGACACAGGACACGTTGAACGACAAGAATTTCTCGCTCGATCCCCTGCATCAGCTTTCTTATGCGGCGGGCATTTCCAAGCACATGCGCCTCGGCATTTCCGTGCTGTTTTCCGGCTATCGCAACCCGGCCGTGCTGGCACGCGACCTCGCGACGATCGACCAGCTCTCGCAGGGCCGTCTTACTGTCGGCATGGGCGTCGGCAACGCCTATCACCGGCCACGCCTCGCCGCACTCGGCATCCCGACCGACAAACCGACGGTACGCCTGGTGGAAGGCATTGCCGTCATGCGCGCACTCTGGGCAGAGGGCGAAGCCGATTTCAACGGCGAGATCTATTCCTTTTCGGGCATCCGCATGCAGCCCAAGCCGGTCCAGCAGCCCGGCCCGCCGATCATCATCGGCGCGCGCAGCGAACCCGCACTGCGGCGGGCGGTCGCCATTGCCGATGGCTGGACAGGCGCAGCGATGATTCCCGCCGAAGAACGGGATGAGGAACTGGCGATCCTGCGCGACGAACTGGCTGTCAGCGGCCGTGATCCGGCAAGTTTCTCGATCTCGGTCAATGTCTATGCAGCAGTCGAACCGACCCGCGAGGAAGCACGCGACCGCGTGCAGCAGATCCTTTCGGTCGGTTTCAAGGACAATCCCGTCTACACCGTCGAGGGCATGGCTGATCGTGTTGCGGTGTTCGGCCCGCCGGAAGAATGCGCCGAGGGTTTGCAAAAACTCATCGCCAAGGGTGTCGACGAGATCGTGCTGCATCCGATGTACGACCACCCCAACCAGCTCAAGCAGCTGGCCAAGGCCGTCGAACTCGCGAAGCGCGCCTAG
- a CDS encoding enoyl-CoA hydratase-related protein has translation MATVRFSVEGYVATVTLDRPEAMNAIDPETEIELRGILARIEADRAIRAVVLTGAGEKAFCTGADLKKTMAISETYAAKAFGAGDESFVSGFSIDKPIICAINGYALGGGLELALACDIRIAAAHARFGLPEVKVGTIPGAGGTQRLPRTIGASDAMLMLLTGDMVDATEALRLGLISRIVPATDLLREAHALAERIAANAPLSVRAIKRLVTDGRAMPLNEAIRLERLVWGLLRDTEDRLEGRRAFQEKRPPNYVGR, from the coding sequence GTGGCGACAGTTCGATTTTCGGTTGAGGGGTATGTTGCAACGGTGACGCTGGATCGTCCCGAGGCGATGAATGCGATCGATCCTGAAACCGAGATCGAACTCCGGGGTATTTTGGCGCGCATCGAGGCCGATCGTGCAATCCGTGCCGTGGTTCTGACCGGCGCCGGCGAGAAGGCGTTCTGTACCGGCGCCGACCTCAAGAAGACCATGGCCATTTCGGAAACTTACGCTGCAAAGGCCTTTGGGGCCGGCGATGAAAGCTTCGTTTCCGGTTTCTCGATCGACAAGCCGATCATCTGCGCCATCAACGGTTATGCGCTTGGCGGCGGCCTCGAGCTGGCGTTGGCCTGCGACATCCGTATTGCTGCCGCGCATGCCCGCTTCGGGTTGCCGGAGGTCAAGGTCGGCACCATACCCGGCGCCGGTGGCACCCAGCGCCTGCCGCGCACCATTGGCGCAAGCGATGCCATGCTGATGCTTTTGACGGGCGACATGGTCGACGCGACCGAGGCACTGCGTCTCGGCCTGATCAGCCGTATCGTTCCGGCGACCGATCTTTTGAGGGAAGCTCACGCTCTTGCCGAGCGGATCGCAGCCAATGCGCCGCTTTCCGTTCGTGCCATCAAGCGGCTTGTCACCGATGGCCGGGCCATGCCGCTCAACGAAGCGATCAGGCTCGAGCGCCTGGTCTGGGGATTGCTGCGCGATACCGAGGACAGGCTGGAGGGGCGGCGGGCATTTCAGGAAAAACGCCCACCGAATTATGTTGGCCGCTGA
- the cofH gene encoding 5-amino-6-(D-ribitylamino)uracil--L-tyrosine 4-hydroxyphenyl transferase CofH: MQDFPSLIDRKPTLEASLAEASLPLARILDAALAGRELTRTEGEKLFKAEGSDLVALLHVADTIRSQRVGDKVTFVVVRNINFTNVCYMACQFCNFGVRKDAAGAEWLSLDEVARRAEEAWNRGGTEVCIQGGLHPDLPPNYYVQILEAVKRRVPDIHVHAFSPFEIWYGVRKSRIPLAIYLAGLKQAGLGSMPGTAAEILDREIRLQLTRNKLSADEWENIIRAAHNAGIRTTATIMYGHIDGPAHWAAHIARIRAIQKDTGGFTEFVPLGFIHDQTRLYRDHPAARPGPTTGESLRMHAVARLMLAGHIDNIQVSWVKLGPEMAHLMLHCGANDLGGTLMNESISRAAGASHGQEITPSEMVRIIRAAGRMPVQRNTLYDMVEDFSGHDPAEIAPLVERSHRTNPVAFLSGRAAAMAAR, encoded by the coding sequence ATGCAGGACTTTCCAAGTCTCATCGACCGCAAGCCAACGCTTGAAGCCAGTCTGGCGGAAGCGAGCCTGCCTCTCGCGCGCATCCTCGATGCCGCCCTGGCAGGACGGGAACTGACGCGGACCGAGGGTGAAAAGCTCTTCAAGGCCGAAGGGTCCGACCTTGTAGCGTTGCTGCATGTTGCCGATACGATCCGGAGCCAGCGCGTCGGCGACAAGGTCACCTTCGTGGTGGTGCGCAACATCAACTTCACCAATGTCTGCTACATGGCCTGCCAGTTCTGCAATTTCGGCGTCCGCAAGGATGCGGCCGGCGCCGAATGGCTCTCGCTGGATGAAGTGGCAAGGCGGGCCGAAGAGGCCTGGAACCGCGGCGGCACGGAGGTCTGCATCCAGGGCGGCCTGCATCCCGACCTGCCCCCGAACTACTACGTGCAGATCCTCGAGGCGGTGAAACGCCGCGTCCCCGACATTCACGTGCATGCCTTCTCGCCCTTCGAAATCTGGTACGGCGTCAGGAAGAGCCGCATTCCGCTCGCCATCTATCTGGCGGGGCTGAAACAGGCTGGGCTGGGTTCGATGCCGGGCACCGCGGCTGAAATCCTCGACAGGGAGATCCGGCTGCAGCTGACCCGTAACAAGCTGTCTGCGGATGAATGGGAAAACATCATTCGCGCAGCCCATAACGCCGGCATCCGCACAACCGCAACCATCATGTATGGGCACATTGACGGTCCTGCCCATTGGGCGGCTCATATCGCCCGCATCCGCGCCATCCAGAAAGACACCGGCGGCTTCACCGAGTTCGTGCCGCTGGGCTTCATCCACGACCAGACGCGGCTCTATCGCGACCATCCGGCCGCACGGCCCGGCCCGACCACTGGAGAGAGCCTCAGGATGCATGCCGTCGCCAGGCTGATGCTGGCCGGGCACATCGACAACATCCAGGTCTCCTGGGTGAAGCTCGGGCCGGAGATGGCGCATCTCATGCTCCACTGCGGCGCCAACGATCTCGGCGGCACGCTGATGAACGAAAGCATCTCGCGCGCGGCAGGCGCCAGCCACGGCCAGGAAATCACGCCATCTGAAATGGTGCGGATCATCCGCGCAGCCGGGCGCATGCCGGTGCAGCGCAACACGCTCTACGACATGGTCGAGGATTTCTCCGGCCATGATCCCGCCGAGATCGCTCCACTTGTCGAGCGGTCGCATCGGACCAACCCTGTCGCGTTTCTCAGTGGGCGCGCCGCGGCCATGGCAGCGCGCTAA
- a CDS encoding 3-oxoacid CoA-transferase subunit B — translation MTVSTYKPWGKLDIARRVGADIPEGWYVNLGIGLPTLVADHIPEDREVVFHSENGILGMGPVPAPDEVDTWLVNAGKENVTLVPGASLFHHADSFAMIRGGHLDLCVLGAYEVAQNGDLANWTTSLNDRVPAVGGAMDLSAGVRNVWIMTTHTTKDGQPKLVERCGYPLTAGKAVTRVYSDLAVLDVTTKGFVVIDMVEGLTRDELQKLTAAPLHYA, via the coding sequence ATGACGGTCAGCACCTACAAGCCCTGGGGCAAGCTCGACATTGCGCGCCGCGTGGGCGCCGACATTCCGGAGGGGTGGTACGTCAATCTCGGCATCGGCCTGCCGACGCTGGTGGCCGACCACATTCCCGAGGATCGGGAAGTCGTGTTCCATTCCGAAAACGGTATCCTGGGCATGGGGCCGGTGCCGGCCCCCGATGAGGTGGATACCTGGCTGGTCAATGCCGGCAAGGAAAATGTCACCCTGGTCCCCGGCGCCTCATTGTTCCACCATGCAGACAGCTTCGCGATGATCCGTGGTGGCCATCTCGATCTCTGCGTGCTCGGCGCCTACGAAGTCGCGCAGAATGGCGACCTTGCCAACTGGACGACCTCGCTCAACGACCGCGTCCCGGCTGTCGGCGGCGCGATGGACCTTTCGGCGGGCGTGCGCAACGTGTGGATCATGACCACCCACACCACCAAGGACGGCCAGCCGAAACTGGTGGAACGCTGCGGCTATCCGTTGACCGCCGGCAAAGCCGTCACACGTGTCTATTCCGACCTCGCCGTGCTCGATGTCACGACCAAGGGGTTTGTTGTCATCGACATGGTGGAGGGGCTGACGCGGGACGAACTGCAGAAACTCACAGCAGCACCGCTTCACTATGCTTGA
- a CDS encoding alpha/beta fold hydrolase encodes MAGRWIEANGLQLRYDFTKGRRAPIVLIHEMGGTLESWDDVVLPLSEFASVLRYDQRGVGLSEKVPGPVTVEQLADDLASLLEALSIKEPVAVVGNAVGASVAAAFAALHADRVAALVMLAPATIMSVERREAALRRIEAIERHGVRAAFADGSSDVPARFATLRLATDPMGLCAMWRMLADLDMTGLLPRIACPTLVAHATRDTSRSEQDIARVAGMIPGARMTAINTTHYMAMETPRLVCRTVISFLEECGFQ; translated from the coding sequence GTGGCTGGGCGATGGATCGAGGCGAATGGCCTGCAACTGCGATACGACTTCACCAAAGGCCGTCGGGCACCGATCGTCCTGATCCACGAAATGGGGGGCACCCTCGAGAGCTGGGACGATGTCGTGCTGCCGCTGTCGGAGTTCGCATCCGTCCTGCGCTACGACCAGCGCGGTGTCGGGCTTTCGGAGAAGGTGCCCGGGCCTGTCACGGTCGAGCAATTGGCCGACGACCTTGCCAGCCTGCTAGAAGCCTTGTCGATCAAGGAGCCGGTTGCTGTGGTCGGAAACGCTGTCGGCGCCTCGGTGGCCGCCGCGTTTGCCGCGCTCCATGCCGACCGAGTGGCGGCCCTTGTCATGCTGGCGCCGGCGACAATCATGAGCGTGGAGAGGCGCGAGGCCGCGCTGCGTCGCATCGAGGCGATAGAGCGGCATGGCGTGCGCGCGGCATTTGCCGATGGCAGCTCCGATGTGCCGGCGCGCTTCGCAACACTGCGCCTGGCGACCGATCCGATGGGGCTTTGCGCGATGTGGCGCATGCTCGCCGATCTTGACATGACCGGGTTGTTGCCGCGGATCGCCTGTCCGACGCTGGTGGCGCATGCGACGCGCGACACTTCGCGCAGCGAGCAGGATATCGCCAGGGTCGCCGGAATGATCCCTGGCGCACGCATGACCGCGATCAACACCACGCACTACATGGCCATGGAAACACCGCGGCTGGTTTGCCGGACCGTCATCTCGTTCCTCGAGGAATGCGGATTTCAGTAG